A single Triticum dicoccoides isolate Atlit2015 ecotype Zavitan chromosome 2A, WEW_v2.0, whole genome shotgun sequence DNA region contains:
- the LOC119357318 gene encoding DNA-directed RNA polymerase II subunit RPB1-like isoform X2, whose product MDARFPHSPAEVAKVKLVQFGVLSPDEIRQMSVVMIEHAETTERGKVKSGGLSDPRLGTIDRKLKCDTCMAGMAECPGHFGHLELAKPMFHIGFIKTVLSVMRCVCFNCSKILADEEDTKFQQALKIKNPKNRLRRIYDACKSKKVCSGGEDLEGQDQQDTEEPVKKKGGCGAQQPNITVDGMKMVAEFKTTKKKNDEQDQLPEPVERKQILSAERVLNVLKRISDEDCLLLGLNPEFARPDWMILQVLPIPPPPVRPSVMMDTSSRSEDDLTHQLAMIIRHNENLRRQERNGAPAHIITEFAQLLQFHIATYFDNDLPGQPRATQRSGRPIKSICSRLKAKEGRIRGNLMGKRVDFSARTVITPDPNINIDQLGVPWSIALNLTYPETVTPYNIERLKELVEYGPHPPPGKTGAKYIIREDGQRLDLRYVKKSSDQHLELGYKVERHLNDGDFVLFNRQPSLHKMSIMGHRIKIMPYSTFRLNLSVTSPYNADFDGDEMNMHVPQSFETRAEVLELMMVPKCIVSPQANRPVMGIVQDTLLGCRKMTKRDTLIEKDVFMNILMWWEDFDGKVPAPTILKPRPIWTGKQVFNLIIPKLINLIRFSAWHAETENGFTTPGDTVVRIEKGELLSGTLCKKTLGASSGSLIHVIWEEVGPDAARKFLGHTQWLVNYWLLQNGFSIGIGDTIADADTMEKINETIANAKIEVNGLIKQAQEKELEPEPGRTMMESFENRVNQVLNKARDESGSSAQKSLSESNNLKAMVTAGSKGSFINISQMTACVGQQNVEGKRIPFGFVDRTLPHFTKDDYGPESRGFVENSYLRGLTPQEFFFHAMGGREGLIDTAVKTSETGYIQRRLVKAMEDIMVKYDGTVRNSLGDVIQFLYGEDGMDAVWIESQKLDSLKMKKDEFDNVFRYELNDMNWKPNYMLPDHVEDLKTIREFRNVFEAELQKLEVDRLQLGQEITTTGEGTWPMPVNLKRLIWNAQKTFKIDLRKPSDMHPMEIVEAIDKLQERLKVVPGDDAMSIEAQKNATLLFNILLRSTFASKRVLKEYRLTKESFEWVIGEIESRFLQSLVAPGEMIGCVAAQSIGEPATQMTLNTFHYAGVSAKNVTLGVPRLREIINVAKKIKTPSLSVFLKPGVNSRKESAKNVQCALEYTTLRSVTHATEIWYDPDPLGTLIPEDVDFVRSYYEMPDEDVDPDKMSPWLLRIELNREMMVDKKLSMADIAEKINHEFDDDLSCIFNDDNADKLILRVRIANDEAPPKGGEAQGESAEDDVFLKKIEGNMLTEMALRGIPDINKVFIKKGKVNKFDEKEGFKGEEEWMLDTEGVNLLAVMCHEDVDPSRTTSNHLIEVIEVLGIEAVRRSLLDELRVVISFDGSYVNYRHLAILCDMMTYRGHLMAITRHGINRNDTGPLMRCSFEETVDILLDAAVYAESDYLRGVTENIMLGQLAPIGTGGCGLYLNDQMLKQAIELQLPSYIDTLDYGVTPARSPSGMMSPLLSPNFRVSPLTDAQFSPYVGGMAFSPMPSNYSPSSGGYSPSSPVFSPGPGHSYSPTSPSYSPASPSYSPGPGHSYSPTSPSYSPASPSYSPASPSYTPGSPSYSPSSPSYSPTSPSYSPTSPSYSPTSPAYCPTSPSYSPTSPAYCPTSPAYSPTSPAYCPTSPAYSPSSPSYNPTSPSYSPTSPSYSPTSPSYSPTSPSYSPTSPSYSPSSPTYSPTSPSYRPTSPSYSPTSPAYSPSSPGYCPTSPSYSPTSPSYSPSSAKYSPSNIYSPSSPRMMSPYSQTSPNYSPTASYSPTAPGYSPISTEPQTSDKYKETAP is encoded by the exons ATGGACGCGCGGTTCCCGCACTCGCCGGCCGAGGTGGCCAAGGTCAAGCTCGTCCAGTTCGGCGTGCTCAGCCCCGACGAGATC AGACAAATGTCGGTGGTCATGATAGAGCATGCGGAGACTACGGAGAGGGGCAAGGTGAAGTCCGGGGGTCTGAGCGACCCCCGTTTGGGCACCATTGACCGGAAACTCAAGTGCGACACATGTATGGCTGGGATGGCCGAGTGCCCGGGCCACTTTGGCCACCTCGAGCTTGCGAAGCCCATGTTCCATATCGGCTTCATCAAGACCGTGCTCTCCGTAATGCGCTGCGTGTGCTTCAATTGCTCCAAGATCCTCGCGGACGAG GAAGATACCAAGTTCCAGCAGGCTCTGAAAATCAAGAACCCCAAAAATAGATTAAGAAGAATTTATGATGCTTGCAAGAGCAAAAAGGTTTGCTCTGGGGGTGAAGACCTTGAGGGTCAGGATCAGCAGGACACTGAAGAGCCAGTGAAGAAAAAAGGTGGTTGTGGGGCTCAGCAGCCAAATATCACAGTTGATGGTATGAAGATGGTTGCAGAGTTTaaaacaacaaagaagaaaaatGATGAGCAAGATCAACTCCCGGAACCAGTGGAGCGAAAGCAAATTCTCTCCGCCGAGAGG GTCCTTAATGTTCTCAAGCGTATAAGTGACGAGGACTGTCTTTTATTGGGCCTGAACCCTGAATTTGCTCGTCCTGATTGGATGATACTGCAAGTCCTCCCAATTCCTCCGCCCCCTGTGAGACCATCTGTCATGATGGATACTTCCTCCAGAAGCGAG GATGATTTGACTCATCAATTAGCGATGATAATTCGACATAATGAGAATTTGAGGAGGCAAGAGAGAAATGGAGCCCCAGCTCACATTATAACAGAGTTTGCTCAGCTGTTGCAGTTTCACATTGCAACATACTTCGATAATGATCTTCCTGGACAACCAAGG GCCACTCAGCGTTCTGGAAGGCCTATTAAGTCGATTTGCAGCAGGCTGAAAGCAAAAGAAGGCCGGATTAGAGGAAATTTAATGGGGAAGCGTGTTGATTTCTCAGCTCGTACCGTCATCACACCAGATCCGAATATCAACATTGATCAATTGGGGGTGCCATGGAGTATTGCTTTGAATCTGACATACCCAGAAACTGTCACTCCATACAACATTGAGAG GTTGAAAGAACTAGTAGAATATGGGCCTCACCCTCCCCCAGGCAAGACAGGAGCGAAGTACATTATTAGGGAAGATGGCCAGAGGCTGGATCTTCGCTATGTGAAGAAAAGTAGCGATCAGCATTTGGAGCTTGGTTACAAG GTGGAAAGGCACCTCAATGATGGAGATTTTGTTCTTTTCAACCGACAACCCAGTCTCCACAAAATGTCTATCATGGGCCATCGCATTAAAATTATGCCCTACTCGACTTTTCGCCTGAACTTGTCTGTCACTTCACCGTACAATGCTGATTTTGATGGGGatgaaatgaatatgcatgttcctCAGTCATTTGAGACCAGAGCTGAAGTTTTAGAGTTGATGATGGTGCCGAAATGTATTGTGTCACCTCAAGCAAATAGACCTGTCATGGGTATTGTCCAGGACACACTTCTTGGGTGTCGAAAAATGACCAAAAGGGATACTCTCATCGAAAAG GATGTATTTATGAACATCTTAATGTGGTGGGAAGATTTTGATGGGAAGGTCCCAGCCCCTACCATTTTGAAACCAAGGCCGATTTGGACTGGCAAACAAGTTTTCAACTTGATCATCCccaagttaattaatttaattagattTTCAGCCTGGCACGCTGAAACAGAAAATGGATTTACAACTCCTGGTGATACTGTGGTCCGGATAGAGAAGGGAGAGCTTCTATCTGGTACACTTTGCAAAAAAACACTTGGGGCATCAAGTGGAAGTCTTATTCATGTTATTTG GGAAGAGGTAGGTCCAGATGCGGCACGGAAGTTCTTGGGTCATACACAGTGGCTGGTCAACTATTGGCTTCTGCAAAATGGTTTCAGTATTGGGATCGGGGATACAATTGCAGATGCAGATACTATGGAAAAAATTAATGAGACAATCGCAAACGCCAAGATTGAAGTGAATGGGCTTATTAAGCAAGCGCAAGAGAAGGAGCTGGAACCTGAGCCAGGACGCACGATGATGGAATCATTTGAAAATAGAGTAAATCAG GTTCTTAACAAGGCTCGTGATGAATCTGGCAGTAGTGCCCAGAAGAGTTTGTCCGAGAGCAACAATTTGAAAGCTATGGTCACTGCAGGCTCAAAAGGCAGTTTCATTAATATTTCACAAATGACTGCTTGTGTCGGACAGCAGAACGTTGAGGGCAAGCGGATTCCATTTGGTTTTGTTGATCGTACCTTGCCCCACTTCACGAAAGATGACTACGGCCCCGAAAGCCGTGGATTTGTGGAGAACTCTTACCTTCGAGGCCTGACACCACAGGAATTTTTCTTCCATGCTATGGGTGGTAGAGAAGGTTTGATTGATACTGCTGTGAAAACTTCTGAGACAGGATATATTCAGCGGAGGCTCGTGAAGGCTATGGaggacatcatggtgaaatatgatGGTACCGTGAGAAACTCCCTTGGCGATGTCATTCAATTCTTGTATGGAGAAGACGGCATGGATGCTGTTTGGATTGAATCCCAGAAACTGGACTCCCTGAAGATGAAAAAGGATGAGTTTGATAATGTGTTCCGTTATGAACTGAATGATATGAACTGGAAGCCTAATTACATGCTGCCTGACCATGTTGAGGATTTGAAGACCATTCGTGAATTCAGAAATGTGTTTGAGGCAGAGCTTCAGAAATTGGAAGTTGACAGATTACAACTTGGGCAAGAAATTACCACAACTGGCGAGGGTACATGGCCTATGCCTGTCAACCTCAAGCGGCTTATCTGGAATGCTCAGAAGACTTTCAAGATTGATCTAAGAAAACCTTCTGACATGCACCCAATGGAAATCGTGGAAGCAATTGATAAGCTGCAAGAAAGGCTCAAGGTTGTCCCTGGCGACGACGCCATGAGCATTGAGGCTCAGAAGAACGCTACTCTGCTCTTCAATATCCTGCTTCGCAGCACATTTGCTAGCAAGAGGGTCTTGAAAGAATACAGGCTTACAAAGGAATCTTTCGAATGGGTCATTGGTGAGATTGAATCGAGATTCCTGCAGTCTTTGGTGGCTCCTGGTGAAATGATTGGATGTGTGGCTGCACAGTCCATTGGAGAACCAGCAACTCAGATGACGCTGAATACTTTCCATTATGCTGGTGTTAGTGCTAAGAATGTTACCCTTGGTGTTCCCAGATTAAGAGAGATTATCAACGTCGCCAAGAAGATAAAGACTCCATCTCTGTCTGTCTTCCTAAAGCCTGGGGTGAACAGCAGGAAAGAATCGGCCAAGAATGTCCAGTGTGCCCTGGAGTACACCACGCTGCGTAGTGTGACCCATGCCACTGAGATATGGTATGATCCTGATCCTCTAGGAACCCTCATTCCCGAGGATGTGGACTTTGTCAGGTCATACTATGAGATGCCCGATGAGGATGTCGACCCGGATAAGATGTCTCCTTGGCTGCTGCGTATTGAACTGAACCGCGAGATGATGGTTGATAAGAAGTTGAGCATGGCTGATATTGCAGAGAAGATCAATCATGAGTTTGATGACGACTTGTCATGCATATTCAATGATGACAACGCGGATAAGCTCATCCTTCGTGTCCGTATCGCAAACGACGAAGCTCCTCCAAAAGGAGGAGAGGCACAGGGTGAATCTGCCGAGGACGATGTCTTCCTCAAGAAGATTGAGGGGAACATGTTGACTGAGATGGCCCTTCGAGGCATTCCAGATATTAACAAGGTCTTCATCAAAAAGGGGAAGGTGAATAAATTTGATGAGAAGGAAGGTTTCAAAGGAGAAGAGGAGTGGATGCTTGATACAGAAGGTGTAAACCTCTTGGCCGTCATGTGTCATGAGGACGTTGATCCTTCTAGGACAACAAGTAATCATTTGATTGAAGTGATTGAGGTTCTTGGCATCGAGGCTGTCCGTAGGTCCCTCTTGGATGAGCTGAGGGTGGTGATATCTTTTGATGGGTCTTATGTCAACTACCGGCATCTGGCCATTCTCTGCGATATGATGACGTACAGAGGTCACCTGATGGCGATTACTAGGCACGGCATAAATCGTAACGACACAGGGCCTCTCATGAGATGTTCTTTTGAAGAGACGGTGGATATCCTGCTTGATGCTGCTGTATATGCTGAATCTGATTACCTGAGAGGTGTCACAGAGAACATTATGCTTGGCCAGCTTGCACCTATTGGTACAGGAGGGTGTGGATTGTATCTGAATGACCAGATGCTGAAGCAGGCCATTGAGCTCCAACTCCCGAGCTATATTGACACTCTGGACTATGGTGTCACACCGGCGCGTTCACCCTCTGGAATGATGTCTCCATTGCTGAGCCCGAATTTCCGGGTTTCCCCCCTCACAGATGCTCAGTTCTCGCCGTATGTTGGCGGCATGGCGTTCTCGCCCATGCCGTCGAATTACAGCCCGTCCTCGGGGGGTTACAGTCCATCTTCTCCGGTGTTCAGCCCAGGGCCAGGACACAGCTACAGCCCCACTTCTCCGTCATACAGCCCCGCATCACCCAGCTACAGCCCAGGGCCAGGACACAGCTACAGCCCCACTTCTCCGTCATACAGCCCCGCATCACCCAGCTACAGCCCTGCATCGCCATCATATACTCCTGGCTCTCCTTCCTACAGTCCGAGCAGTCCATCATACTCTCCCACATCTCCGAGCTACAGCCCCACATCTCCTAGCTACAGTCCAACCTCTCCGGCATACTGTCCCACTTCGCCAAGCTACAGTCCAACCTCTCCGGCATACTGCCCGACATCTCCTGCATACAGCCCGACCTCTCCAGCATACTGCCCGACGTCTCCGGCATACAGCCCGTCGTCGCCATCTTATAACCCAACGTCGCCATCTTATAGTCCGACATCTCCTTCATACAGCCCGACTTCACCATCTTACAGCCCAACATCGCCATCATACAGCCCCACATCTCCTTCATACAGCCCTTCATCACCAACTTATAGCCCGACGTCGCCCTCATACAGACCGACATCGCCCTCGTACAGCCCGACATCACCTGCATACAGTCCGTCATCGCCTGGTTACTGCCCGACGTCACCGAGCTACAGCCCTACTTCACCGAGCTACAGCCCTTCTTCGGCCAAGTACAGTCCTTCAAATATCTATTCTCCAAGCAGCCCAAGGATGATGAGCCCGTACAGTCAGACTTCTCCAAACTACAG CCCCACTGCAAGCTACTCCCCCACCGCACCGGGCTACTCGCCGATATCCACCGAGCCGCAAACTAGTGACAAGTACAAGGAGACTGCTCCCTGA
- the LOC119357318 gene encoding DNA-directed RNA polymerase II subunit RPB1-like isoform X1 — MDARFPHSPAEVAKVKLVQFGVLSPDEIRQMSVVMIEHAETTERGKVKSGGLSDPRLGTIDRKLKCDTCMAGMAECPGHFGHLELAKPMFHIGFIKTVLSVMRCVCFNCSKILADEEDTKFQQALKIKNPKNRLRRIYDACKSKKVCSGGEDLEGQDQQDTEEPVKKKGGCGAQQPNITVDGMKMVAEFKTTKKKNDEQDQLPEPVERKQILSAERVLNVLKRISDEDCLLLGLNPEFARPDWMILQVLPIPPPPVRPSVMMDTSSRSEDDLTHQLAMIIRHNENLRRQERNGAPAHIITEFAQLLQFHIATYFDNDLPGQPRATQRSGRPIKSICSRLKAKEGRIRGNLMGKRVDFSARTVITPDPNINIDQLGVPWSIALNLTYPETVTPYNIERLKELVEYGPHPPPGKTGAKYIIREDGQRLDLRYVKKSSDQHLELGYKVERHLNDGDFVLFNRQPSLHKMSIMGHRIKIMPYSTFRLNLSVTSPYNADFDGDEMNMHVPQSFETRAEVLELMMVPKCIVSPQANRPVMGIVQDTLLGCRKMTKRDTLIEKDVFMNILMWWEDFDGKVPAPTILKPRPIWTGKQVFNLIIPKLINLIRFSAWHAETENGFTTPGDTVVRIEKGELLSGTLCKKTLGASSGSLIHVIWEEVGPDAARKFLGHTQWLVNYWLLQNGFSIGIGDTIADADTMEKINETIANAKIEVNGLIKQAQEKELEPEPGRTMMESFENRVNQVLNKARDESGSSAQKSLSESNNLKAMVTAGSKGSFINISQMTACVGQQNVEGKRIPFGFVDRTLPHFTKDDYGPESRGFVENSYLRGLTPQEFFFHAMGGREGLIDTAVKTSETGYIQRRLVKAMEDIMVKYDGTVRNSLGDVIQFLYGEDGMDAVWIESQKLDSLKMKKDEFDNVFRYELNDMNWKPNYMLPDHVEDLKTIREFRNVFEAELQKLEVDRLQLGQEITTTGEGTWPMPVNLKRLIWNAQKTFKIDLRKPSDMHPMEIVEAIDKLQERLKVVPGDDAMSIEAQKNATLLFNILLRSTFASKRVLKEYRLTKESFEWVIGEIESRFLQSLVAPGEMIGCVAAQSIGEPATQMTLNTFHYAGVSAKNVTLGVPRLREIINVAKKIKTPSLSVFLKPGVNSRKESAKNVQCALEYTTLRSVTHATEIWYDPDPLGTLIPEDVDFVRSYYEMPDEDVDPDKMSPWLLRIELNREMMVDKKLSMADIAEKINHEFDDDLSCIFNDDNADKLILRVRIANDEAPPKGGEAQGESAEDDVFLKKIEGNMLTEMALRGIPDINKVFIKKGKVNKFDEKEGFKGEEEWMLDTEGVNLLAVMCHEDVDPSRTTSNHLIEVIEVLGIEAVRRSLLDELRVVISFDGSYVNYRHLAILCDMMTYRGHLMAITRHGINRNDTGPLMRCSFEETVDILLDAAVYAESDYLRGVTENIMLGQLAPIGTGGCGLYLNDQMLKQAIELQLPSYIDTLDYGVTPARSPSGMMSPLLSPNFRVSPLTDAQFSPYVGGMAFSPMPSNYSPSSGGYSPSSPVFSPGPGHSYSPTSPSYSPASPSYSPGPGHSYSPTSPSYSPASPSYSPASPSYTPGSPSYSPSSPSYSPTSPSYSPTSPSYSPTSPAYCPTSPSYSPTSPAYCPTSPAYSPTSPAYCPTSPAYSPSSPSYNPTSPSYSPTSPSYSPTSPSYSPTSPSYSPTSPSYSPSSPTYSPTSPSYRPTSPSYSPTSPAYSPSSPGYCPTSPSYSPTSPSYSPSSAKYSPSNIYSPSSPRMMSPYSQTSPNYSPTSPSYSPTSPSYAQPSPSYSPASPITTSGGPSPDYTPTSPNYSPTASYSPTAPGYSPISTEPQTSDKYKETAP; from the exons ATGGACGCGCGGTTCCCGCACTCGCCGGCCGAGGTGGCCAAGGTCAAGCTCGTCCAGTTCGGCGTGCTCAGCCCCGACGAGATC AGACAAATGTCGGTGGTCATGATAGAGCATGCGGAGACTACGGAGAGGGGCAAGGTGAAGTCCGGGGGTCTGAGCGACCCCCGTTTGGGCACCATTGACCGGAAACTCAAGTGCGACACATGTATGGCTGGGATGGCCGAGTGCCCGGGCCACTTTGGCCACCTCGAGCTTGCGAAGCCCATGTTCCATATCGGCTTCATCAAGACCGTGCTCTCCGTAATGCGCTGCGTGTGCTTCAATTGCTCCAAGATCCTCGCGGACGAG GAAGATACCAAGTTCCAGCAGGCTCTGAAAATCAAGAACCCCAAAAATAGATTAAGAAGAATTTATGATGCTTGCAAGAGCAAAAAGGTTTGCTCTGGGGGTGAAGACCTTGAGGGTCAGGATCAGCAGGACACTGAAGAGCCAGTGAAGAAAAAAGGTGGTTGTGGGGCTCAGCAGCCAAATATCACAGTTGATGGTATGAAGATGGTTGCAGAGTTTaaaacaacaaagaagaaaaatGATGAGCAAGATCAACTCCCGGAACCAGTGGAGCGAAAGCAAATTCTCTCCGCCGAGAGG GTCCTTAATGTTCTCAAGCGTATAAGTGACGAGGACTGTCTTTTATTGGGCCTGAACCCTGAATTTGCTCGTCCTGATTGGATGATACTGCAAGTCCTCCCAATTCCTCCGCCCCCTGTGAGACCATCTGTCATGATGGATACTTCCTCCAGAAGCGAG GATGATTTGACTCATCAATTAGCGATGATAATTCGACATAATGAGAATTTGAGGAGGCAAGAGAGAAATGGAGCCCCAGCTCACATTATAACAGAGTTTGCTCAGCTGTTGCAGTTTCACATTGCAACATACTTCGATAATGATCTTCCTGGACAACCAAGG GCCACTCAGCGTTCTGGAAGGCCTATTAAGTCGATTTGCAGCAGGCTGAAAGCAAAAGAAGGCCGGATTAGAGGAAATTTAATGGGGAAGCGTGTTGATTTCTCAGCTCGTACCGTCATCACACCAGATCCGAATATCAACATTGATCAATTGGGGGTGCCATGGAGTATTGCTTTGAATCTGACATACCCAGAAACTGTCACTCCATACAACATTGAGAG GTTGAAAGAACTAGTAGAATATGGGCCTCACCCTCCCCCAGGCAAGACAGGAGCGAAGTACATTATTAGGGAAGATGGCCAGAGGCTGGATCTTCGCTATGTGAAGAAAAGTAGCGATCAGCATTTGGAGCTTGGTTACAAG GTGGAAAGGCACCTCAATGATGGAGATTTTGTTCTTTTCAACCGACAACCCAGTCTCCACAAAATGTCTATCATGGGCCATCGCATTAAAATTATGCCCTACTCGACTTTTCGCCTGAACTTGTCTGTCACTTCACCGTACAATGCTGATTTTGATGGGGatgaaatgaatatgcatgttcctCAGTCATTTGAGACCAGAGCTGAAGTTTTAGAGTTGATGATGGTGCCGAAATGTATTGTGTCACCTCAAGCAAATAGACCTGTCATGGGTATTGTCCAGGACACACTTCTTGGGTGTCGAAAAATGACCAAAAGGGATACTCTCATCGAAAAG GATGTATTTATGAACATCTTAATGTGGTGGGAAGATTTTGATGGGAAGGTCCCAGCCCCTACCATTTTGAAACCAAGGCCGATTTGGACTGGCAAACAAGTTTTCAACTTGATCATCCccaagttaattaatttaattagattTTCAGCCTGGCACGCTGAAACAGAAAATGGATTTACAACTCCTGGTGATACTGTGGTCCGGATAGAGAAGGGAGAGCTTCTATCTGGTACACTTTGCAAAAAAACACTTGGGGCATCAAGTGGAAGTCTTATTCATGTTATTTG GGAAGAGGTAGGTCCAGATGCGGCACGGAAGTTCTTGGGTCATACACAGTGGCTGGTCAACTATTGGCTTCTGCAAAATGGTTTCAGTATTGGGATCGGGGATACAATTGCAGATGCAGATACTATGGAAAAAATTAATGAGACAATCGCAAACGCCAAGATTGAAGTGAATGGGCTTATTAAGCAAGCGCAAGAGAAGGAGCTGGAACCTGAGCCAGGACGCACGATGATGGAATCATTTGAAAATAGAGTAAATCAG GTTCTTAACAAGGCTCGTGATGAATCTGGCAGTAGTGCCCAGAAGAGTTTGTCCGAGAGCAACAATTTGAAAGCTATGGTCACTGCAGGCTCAAAAGGCAGTTTCATTAATATTTCACAAATGACTGCTTGTGTCGGACAGCAGAACGTTGAGGGCAAGCGGATTCCATTTGGTTTTGTTGATCGTACCTTGCCCCACTTCACGAAAGATGACTACGGCCCCGAAAGCCGTGGATTTGTGGAGAACTCTTACCTTCGAGGCCTGACACCACAGGAATTTTTCTTCCATGCTATGGGTGGTAGAGAAGGTTTGATTGATACTGCTGTGAAAACTTCTGAGACAGGATATATTCAGCGGAGGCTCGTGAAGGCTATGGaggacatcatggtgaaatatgatGGTACCGTGAGAAACTCCCTTGGCGATGTCATTCAATTCTTGTATGGAGAAGACGGCATGGATGCTGTTTGGATTGAATCCCAGAAACTGGACTCCCTGAAGATGAAAAAGGATGAGTTTGATAATGTGTTCCGTTATGAACTGAATGATATGAACTGGAAGCCTAATTACATGCTGCCTGACCATGTTGAGGATTTGAAGACCATTCGTGAATTCAGAAATGTGTTTGAGGCAGAGCTTCAGAAATTGGAAGTTGACAGATTACAACTTGGGCAAGAAATTACCACAACTGGCGAGGGTACATGGCCTATGCCTGTCAACCTCAAGCGGCTTATCTGGAATGCTCAGAAGACTTTCAAGATTGATCTAAGAAAACCTTCTGACATGCACCCAATGGAAATCGTGGAAGCAATTGATAAGCTGCAAGAAAGGCTCAAGGTTGTCCCTGGCGACGACGCCATGAGCATTGAGGCTCAGAAGAACGCTACTCTGCTCTTCAATATCCTGCTTCGCAGCACATTTGCTAGCAAGAGGGTCTTGAAAGAATACAGGCTTACAAAGGAATCTTTCGAATGGGTCATTGGTGAGATTGAATCGAGATTCCTGCAGTCTTTGGTGGCTCCTGGTGAAATGATTGGATGTGTGGCTGCACAGTCCATTGGAGAACCAGCAACTCAGATGACGCTGAATACTTTCCATTATGCTGGTGTTAGTGCTAAGAATGTTACCCTTGGTGTTCCCAGATTAAGAGAGATTATCAACGTCGCCAAGAAGATAAAGACTCCATCTCTGTCTGTCTTCCTAAAGCCTGGGGTGAACAGCAGGAAAGAATCGGCCAAGAATGTCCAGTGTGCCCTGGAGTACACCACGCTGCGTAGTGTGACCCATGCCACTGAGATATGGTATGATCCTGATCCTCTAGGAACCCTCATTCCCGAGGATGTGGACTTTGTCAGGTCATACTATGAGATGCCCGATGAGGATGTCGACCCGGATAAGATGTCTCCTTGGCTGCTGCGTATTGAACTGAACCGCGAGATGATGGTTGATAAGAAGTTGAGCATGGCTGATATTGCAGAGAAGATCAATCATGAGTTTGATGACGACTTGTCATGCATATTCAATGATGACAACGCGGATAAGCTCATCCTTCGTGTCCGTATCGCAAACGACGAAGCTCCTCCAAAAGGAGGAGAGGCACAGGGTGAATCTGCCGAGGACGATGTCTTCCTCAAGAAGATTGAGGGGAACATGTTGACTGAGATGGCCCTTCGAGGCATTCCAGATATTAACAAGGTCTTCATCAAAAAGGGGAAGGTGAATAAATTTGATGAGAAGGAAGGTTTCAAAGGAGAAGAGGAGTGGATGCTTGATACAGAAGGTGTAAACCTCTTGGCCGTCATGTGTCATGAGGACGTTGATCCTTCTAGGACAACAAGTAATCATTTGATTGAAGTGATTGAGGTTCTTGGCATCGAGGCTGTCCGTAGGTCCCTCTTGGATGAGCTGAGGGTGGTGATATCTTTTGATGGGTCTTATGTCAACTACCGGCATCTGGCCATTCTCTGCGATATGATGACGTACAGAGGTCACCTGATGGCGATTACTAGGCACGGCATAAATCGTAACGACACAGGGCCTCTCATGAGATGTTCTTTTGAAGAGACGGTGGATATCCTGCTTGATGCTGCTGTATATGCTGAATCTGATTACCTGAGAGGTGTCACAGAGAACATTATGCTTGGCCAGCTTGCACCTATTGGTACAGGAGGGTGTGGATTGTATCTGAATGACCAGATGCTGAAGCAGGCCATTGAGCTCCAACTCCCGAGCTATATTGACACTCTGGACTATGGTGTCACACCGGCGCGTTCACCCTCTGGAATGATGTCTCCATTGCTGAGCCCGAATTTCCGGGTTTCCCCCCTCACAGATGCTCAGTTCTCGCCGTATGTTGGCGGCATGGCGTTCTCGCCCATGCCGTCGAATTACAGCCCGTCCTCGGGGGGTTACAGTCCATCTTCTCCGGTGTTCAGCCCAGGGCCAGGACACAGCTACAGCCCCACTTCTCCGTCATACAGCCCCGCATCACCCAGCTACAGCCCAGGGCCAGGACACAGCTACAGCCCCACTTCTCCGTCATACAGCCCCGCATCACCCAGCTACAGCCCTGCATCGCCATCATATACTCCTGGCTCTCCTTCCTACAGTCCGAGCAGTCCATCATACTCTCCCACATCTCCGAGCTACAGCCCCACATCTCCTAGCTACAGTCCAACCTCTCCGGCATACTGTCCCACTTCGCCAAGCTACAGTCCAACCTCTCCGGCATACTGCCCGACATCTCCTGCATACAGCCCGACCTCTCCAGCATACTGCCCGACGTCTCCGGCATACAGCCCGTCGTCGCCATCTTATAACCCAACGTCGCCATCTTATAGTCCGACATCTCCTTCATACAGCCCGACTTCACCATCTTACAGCCCAACATCGCCATCATACAGCCCCACATCTCCTTCATACAGCCCTTCATCACCAACTTATAGCCCGACGTCGCCCTCATACAGACCGACATCGCCCTCGTACAGCCCGACATCACCTGCATACAGTCCGTCATCGCCTGGTTACTGCCCGACGTCACCGAGCTACAGCCCTACTTCACCGAGCTACAGCCCTTCTTCGGCCAAGTACAGTCCTTCAAATATCTATTCTCCAAGCAGCCCAAGGATGATGAGCCCGTACAGTCAGACTTCTCCAAACTACAG CCCGACCTCACCGTCTTACTCGCCCACCTCACCGTCGTATGCGCAACCAAGCCCGTCATACAGCCCGGCAAG CCCGATCACTACCTCTGGAGGACCTAGCCCAGATTACACCCCAACTTCTCCAAACTACAG CCCCACTGCAAGCTACTCCCCCACCGCACCGGGCTACTCGCCGATATCCACCGAGCCGCAAACTAGTGACAAGTACAAGGAGACTGCTCCCTGA